One region of Haloprofundus salilacus genomic DNA includes:
- a CDS encoding SHOCT domain-containing protein — protein sequence MVGDPPEQSTLRQSHRLVEHYTPDGMLGRLLLASVTGALSGGAFLLAIFGLASFGFVWFLTGVLAAGVGVVAALLTVLTLWPVYLSLIGNVDSPEEYGRSGSPSTPAATRAADTDPLEILKRKYAAGELSDEEFERRLDKLLDTDEVTRRGSDGENAASKRTLRERN from the coding sequence ATGGTTGGCGACCCGCCCGAACAGTCGACCCTCCGTCAGTCGCACCGACTCGTCGAACACTACACGCCCGACGGGATGCTCGGCCGCCTCCTCCTCGCATCGGTGACGGGCGCTCTCTCCGGCGGCGCGTTCCTACTCGCAATCTTCGGACTAGCTTCCTTCGGCTTCGTCTGGTTTCTCACGGGAGTGCTCGCGGCGGGCGTCGGCGTCGTCGCCGCGTTGCTGACGGTACTGACGCTATGGCCGGTGTACCTCTCGCTCATCGGCAACGTCGACTCGCCGGAGGAGTACGGTCGGTCGGGCTCGCCGTCAACGCCGGCGGCTACGCGCGCCGCCGACACTGACCCGTTGGAGATTCTAAAGCGCAAGTACGCGGCTGGAGAACTCTCCGACGAGGAATTCGAGCGCCGGTTAGACAAGTTGCTGGACACCGACGAAGTCACTCGCCGCGGAAGCGACGGCGAAAACGCGGCCTCGAAGCGTACCCTTCGAGAGCGAAACTAA
- a CDS encoding FAD-dependent oxidoreductase yields the protein MTIQTEVLIIGGGATGVGIARDLAMRSVDVVVAERGGLASGTSGRSHGLLHSGARYAEADELGAEECIRENRILRDIAGHCIRDTGGFFVQLPEDDPEFFEEKLAACEDIGIEAELLDSVKAQEEVPGLAPDAERVMKVPDGVVYASRLVAANAASAADHGAEVLTHAPVTDIRVEDGRATGAALGGDVDEDVEAEYVVNAAGTWAGECAELAGVDVEMRPTKGVMVSVDYPGLGPVLNRCRPPADGDIIVPHETQAVLGTTSIEVDDPDEFDEEHWEVQKMIEECSKMLPDVATSEILRTWWGVRPLYAPDEAERETMDGGEGNARGISRGFFLLDHETYGVANFASIVGGKLTTYRMMAEAAADHVCEALGVDEPCRTAEERLPGVDDERAVDEFVAEYDARSPTDEDVLTAD from the coding sequence ATGACTATCCAAACTGAAGTCCTCATCATCGGCGGTGGAGCAACGGGTGTGGGAATCGCACGCGACCTCGCGATGCGGAGCGTCGACGTGGTCGTCGCCGAACGCGGCGGTCTCGCCAGCGGTACCTCCGGGCGGTCGCACGGCTTACTGCACAGCGGAGCTCGATACGCGGAGGCCGACGAACTCGGCGCGGAGGAGTGTATCCGCGAGAATCGTATTCTCCGTGACATCGCGGGCCACTGTATTCGCGATACGGGCGGGTTTTTCGTCCAACTCCCCGAAGACGACCCGGAGTTCTTCGAGGAAAAATTAGCCGCATGCGAAGACATCGGCATCGAAGCCGAACTGCTCGACAGCGTGAAAGCTCAGGAGGAGGTGCCGGGACTCGCACCCGACGCGGAACGGGTGATGAAGGTACCCGACGGCGTCGTCTACGCCTCGCGTCTCGTCGCCGCCAACGCGGCGAGCGCGGCCGACCACGGCGCGGAGGTGCTCACGCACGCGCCGGTCACCGACATCCGTGTCGAGGACGGGCGAGCGACGGGGGCGGCGCTCGGCGGCGACGTGGACGAGGACGTCGAGGCGGAGTACGTTGTCAACGCCGCCGGAACGTGGGCCGGCGAATGCGCCGAACTCGCGGGCGTCGACGTGGAGATGCGCCCGACGAAGGGCGTGATGGTTTCGGTCGACTACCCCGGACTCGGCCCGGTACTCAATCGCTGCCGACCCCCGGCCGACGGCGATATTATCGTCCCCCACGAGACGCAAGCAGTCTTGGGGACGACCAGCATCGAAGTCGATGACCCCGACGAGTTCGACGAAGAACACTGGGAGGTCCAGAAGATGATCGAGGAGTGCTCGAAGATGCTGCCGGACGTGGCGACGAGCGAGATTCTCCGCACGTGGTGGGGCGTCCGCCCGCTGTACGCGCCCGACGAGGCCGAGCGCGAGACGATGGACGGTGGCGAGGGCAACGCCCGCGGCATCTCGCGCGGGTTCTTCCTGCTCGACCACGAGACGTACGGCGTCGCAAACTTCGCGAGCATCGTCGGCGGGAAACTGACGACGTACCGGATGATGGCCGAGGCGGCGGCGGACCACGTCTGCGAGGCGCTCGGCGTCGACGAACCGTGCCGCACCGCCGAGGAGCGGCTGCCGGGCGTCGACGACGAGCGGGCGGTAGACGAGTTCGTCGCCGAGTACGACGCGCGCTCGCCGACGGACGAGGACGTGCTGACGGCAGACTGA
- a CDS encoding anaerobic glycerol-3-phosphate dehydrogenase subunit C: protein MSDAEQPDSNPNVAQDDFEPVQVFPEADEMDLRPGADNCYKCTTCDSACPVAEVDDEFPGPKFQGPEQWRLKRKGDEDIDASVMDCSNCMRCDNACPSSVPLSQMHNTARGEFVDEQMEKLSREYIRNRILANYRTMAELGSTVPRLTNFVMDLGITQQFNEKVLGITSEREFPEFATQTFREWWDERGGPQVRDEEKRVAYFHGCYSNYNTPEVGKAMVRVFESFGYEVVVPKQRCSGTPMFANGMLADAKRAAGINVENFSGLIADGYDVIASCTSCSMSLKQEYPELFDLDGIEDVSAHTYEAMEYLRIHEDLEGALADSEVSEQSYAYHAPCHARNQGLDRQAVELFRDLDGITIEDVGSSCSGISGTYGWKEEKYEKSMKIGEEMFDHMSHASGDVGMTECPTCSMQMEHGTGYEIRHPLQVLEEALV, encoded by the coding sequence ATGAGCGACGCAGAACAACCAGACAGTAACCCGAACGTAGCACAGGACGACTTCGAACCGGTGCAGGTGTTCCCCGAAGCCGACGAGATGGATCTCCGCCCCGGCGCGGACAACTGTTACAAGTGCACGACCTGCGACTCGGCGTGTCCGGTCGCCGAAGTCGACGACGAGTTCCCCGGTCCCAAATTTCAGGGTCCCGAGCAGTGGCGACTCAAACGTAAGGGCGACGAGGACATCGACGCGTCGGTGATGGACTGTTCGAACTGCATGCGCTGCGACAACGCCTGCCCCTCGTCGGTCCCGCTGAGTCAGATGCACAACACCGCGCGAGGCGAGTTCGTTGACGAGCAGATGGAGAAACTCTCCCGCGAGTACATTCGTAATCGTATCCTCGCGAACTACCGCACGATGGCCGAACTCGGGAGTACGGTTCCGCGGCTGACGAACTTCGTGATGGATCTCGGTATTACCCAGCAGTTCAACGAGAAGGTCCTCGGTATCACCTCGGAGCGCGAGTTCCCCGAGTTCGCCACTCAAACGTTCAGGGAGTGGTGGGACGAACGCGGCGGGCCGCAGGTCAGAGACGAGGAGAAACGGGTGGCGTACTTCCACGGCTGTTACTCGAACTACAATACGCCCGAAGTCGGCAAGGCGATGGTTCGCGTGTTCGAATCGTTCGGCTACGAAGTTGTCGTGCCGAAACAGCGCTGTTCGGGCACGCCGATGTTCGCCAACGGGATGCTCGCCGACGCCAAACGAGCGGCGGGCATCAACGTCGAGAACTTCTCAGGCCTGATCGCCGACGGCTACGACGTCATCGCTTCCTGTACGTCGTGTTCTATGTCGCTGAAGCAGGAGTACCCCGAACTCTTCGATTTGGACGGCATCGAAGACGTCTCGGCACACACCTACGAGGCGATGGAGTACCTTCGCATCCACGAGGATTTGGAGGGCGCGCTCGCCGACAGCGAGGTCTCCGAACAATCATATGCGTACCACGCGCCGTGTCACGCGCGCAATCAGGGTCTCGACCGCCAAGCGGTGGAGTTGTTCCGCGATTTGGACGGCATCACCATCGAGGACGTCGGGTCGTCGTGTTCGGGCATTTCGGGCACCTACGGCTGGAAGGAGGAGAAGTACGAGAAGTCGATGAAAATCGGTGAGGAGATGTTCGATCACATGAGTCACGCCTCCGGCGACGTGGGGATGACCGAGTGTCCGACCTGCTCGATGCAGATGGAACACGGCACCGGTTACGAGATTCGCCACCCGCTGCAGGTCCTCGAAGAAGCCCTCGTCTGA
- the glpB gene encoding glycerol-3-phosphate dehydrogenase subunit GlpB yields the protein MPIREDVVVVGGGLAGSVAALAAAETGASVRLVSYKKSTLRFASGLVDVLGYPNSDGPVSNPYAALSSLPDDHPYSLVGEEAIRDGLSLFDEVTGDGYRGGHTDANALIPTYGGTVKPTARYPDAAAAGVASDARPMLVVGFRSLTEFDARLVSDHLSAAGVPFDVRGAELSFPKEFRADAKITRFAKALDADEEVRFAGRSVGAREALAETVKPRLKRAERVGFPSMLGDDRAAEVRADLESHLGADVFEIPMGPPSLPGLRLEDALFSALDDAGVRISSGNPVVDWVGDGGRIAAVHVDRNGARVPYHADEFVLATGGLVGKGIDSDRDGVREPIFDSYVPHSSDRYNWFDENAFGEHPFAKFGVVVDDEMRVLDGDGDRQFANLRAAGAVVGGADGAAEKSSSGISLATGVVAGRGAGASI from the coding sequence ATGCCGATTCGAGAAGACGTGGTCGTCGTCGGCGGCGGTCTCGCCGGGTCGGTGGCGGCGCTCGCAGCCGCCGAGACGGGCGCGAGCGTCCGACTCGTCTCCTACAAGAAGAGCACGTTGCGCTTCGCGAGCGGCCTCGTTGACGTACTGGGTTACCCGAACAGCGACGGTCCCGTTTCAAATCCATACGCCGCACTCTCGTCACTGCCCGACGACCATCCCTATTCACTCGTCGGCGAAGAGGCGATACGCGACGGTCTCTCGCTATTCGACGAGGTGACGGGCGACGGCTACCGCGGCGGCCACACCGACGCGAACGCACTCATCCCGACCTACGGCGGCACCGTCAAACCGACCGCGCGCTACCCCGACGCAGCGGCGGCGGGCGTCGCCAGCGACGCGCGCCCGATGCTCGTCGTCGGCTTCCGCTCGCTGACGGAGTTCGACGCCCGACTCGTTTCCGACCATCTCTCGGCGGCGGGCGTTCCCTTCGACGTCCGCGGCGCAGAGCTCTCGTTCCCCAAGGAGTTCCGGGCGGACGCGAAGATCACCAGATTCGCGAAGGCGCTCGACGCCGACGAGGAGGTTCGTTTCGCGGGCCGGTCGGTGGGCGCGCGCGAGGCGCTTGCCGAAACCGTGAAACCGCGTCTCAAACGCGCAGAGCGCGTCGGTTTCCCGTCGATGCTCGGCGACGACCGCGCCGCCGAGGTGCGCGCGGACCTCGAATCTCATCTCGGCGCGGACGTGTTCGAGATTCCGATGGGGCCGCCGAGCCTCCCCGGACTCAGACTCGAAGACGCGCTCTTCTCCGCGCTCGACGACGCCGGCGTCCGCATCAGTTCCGGCAACCCGGTCGTCGATTGGGTGGGCGACGGCGGGCGAATCGCCGCCGTACACGTCGACCGCAACGGGGCGCGGGTGCCGTACCACGCCGACGAGTTCGTGCTCGCGACCGGCGGTCTCGTCGGCAAAGGCATCGACTCCGACCGCGACGGCGTCCGGGAACCCATCTTCGACTCGTACGTCCCGCACTCGTCGGACCGCTACAACTGGTTCGACGAGAACGCCTTCGGCGAGCATCCGTTCGCGAAGTTCGGCGTCGTCGTCGACGACGAAATGCGCGTGTTGGACGGCGACGGCGACCGCCAGTTCGCGAACCTGCGGGCGGCAGGCGCGGTCGTCGGCGGCGCCGACGGCGCGGCCGAGAAATCGAGCAGCGGCATCTCCCTCGCGACCGGCGTCGTCGCCGGGCGAGGCGCAGGAGCGAGTATCTAA
- the glpA gene encoding anaerobic glycerol-3-phosphate dehydrogenase subunit GlpA — translation MTDSPHVLVVGGGSTGTGIARDLAMRGLDVTLVERGNLTHGTTGRMHGLLHSGGRYAVSDQASATECIEENRVLRDIAAHCVEMTGGLFVQKPDDPDDYFQEKLDGCRECGIPAEELTADEAREIEPYLAKDIERAIKVPDGAIDPFRLCVANAASAQEYGARIETHAEVIDVLVESGEVVGVEVKHDSGPGKRVHRTPGSTEKIHADYVVNASGAWAGQIGEMAGVEVAVRPSKGVMTIMNTRQVDTVVNRCRPKGDADIIVPHETTAILGTTDEEVDDPDDYPEEQWEVDLMIDTLSELVPILKEARTIRSFWGVRPLYEPPGTGTTDPTDITRDFFLLDHDDRDDLPGMTSIVGGKFTTYRMMAEKISDHVCEQFGIDATCRTADEPLPGSEDFSVLRDYMDEFGLRSPIARRSVQRLGSRADEVLKTAEPNPVVCDCEAVTRAEIQDAIEQSGSDLNAVRIRTRASMGNCQGGFCCHRMANELYPEYGEPTAREALDELFQERWKGERHALWGEQLSQAMLNYALHATTMNRDGDPAATDEAVDFAAFDGGVVGVEESESGRSSATAADGGTVGDGQRGER, via the coding sequence ATGACGGACTCACCCCACGTGCTCGTCGTCGGGGGCGGGTCGACCGGTACGGGCATCGCGCGCGACCTCGCGATGCGCGGCCTCGACGTCACCCTCGTCGAACGAGGCAACCTGACCCACGGAACTACGGGCCGCATGCACGGTCTCCTCCACAGCGGCGGCCGATACGCCGTCTCCGACCAGGCCAGCGCCACTGAATGCATCGAGGAGAACCGCGTCCTCCGCGACATCGCCGCGCATTGCGTCGAGATGACCGGCGGCCTCTTCGTCCAGAAACCCGACGACCCCGACGATTACTTCCAAGAAAAGCTCGACGGCTGTCGCGAGTGTGGTATCCCCGCAGAAGAACTCACCGCCGACGAAGCCAGAGAGATCGAACCCTACCTCGCCAAAGATATCGAGCGCGCTATCAAAGTCCCCGACGGCGCTATCGACCCGTTCCGCCTCTGCGTCGCCAACGCCGCCAGCGCCCAAGAGTACGGCGCGCGCATCGAAACCCACGCCGAAGTCATCGACGTGCTCGTTGAGTCAGGAGAGGTCGTCGGCGTCGAGGTCAAACACGACTCGGGGCCGGGCAAGCGCGTCCACCGAACTCCGGGATCGACCGAGAAGATCCACGCCGACTACGTCGTCAACGCCTCGGGCGCGTGGGCCGGCCAAATCGGCGAGATGGCCGGCGTCGAAGTCGCCGTCCGCCCCTCGAAAGGCGTCATGACCATCATGAACACCCGCCAGGTCGACACCGTCGTCAACCGCTGTCGACCGAAGGGCGACGCCGACATCATCGTCCCCCACGAGACGACGGCGATCCTGGGCACCACCGACGAAGAAGTCGACGACCCCGACGACTACCCCGAAGAGCAGTGGGAGGTCGACCTCATGATCGACACGCTCTCCGAATTGGTTCCGATTCTCAAGGAAGCCCGCACCATCCGCTCCTTTTGGGGCGTCCGGCCGCTGTACGAACCGCCGGGGACCGGCACCACCGACCCGACCGACATCACGCGCGACTTCTTCCTGCTCGACCACGACGACCGCGACGACCTGCCGGGGATGACCAGCATCGTCGGTGGCAAGTTCACCACCTACCGGATGATGGCCGAGAAGATCTCCGACCACGTCTGCGAGCAGTTCGGCATCGACGCTACCTGCCGCACGGCGGACGAGCCGCTTCCGGGCAGCGAGGACTTCTCCGTGCTTCGCGACTACATGGACGAGTTCGGTCTCCGCTCGCCTATCGCCCGCCGCAGCGTCCAGCGACTCGGCTCGCGCGCCGACGAAGTACTCAAAACCGCCGAGCCCAATCCGGTTGTCTGCGACTGCGAGGCGGTCACCCGCGCCGAAATCCAAGACGCTATCGAGCAGTCGGGGTCGGACCTCAACGCCGTCCGCATCCGTACGCGCGCGTCGATGGGCAACTGCCAGGGCGGCTTCTGCTGTCACCGAATGGCGAACGAACTCTACCCCGAGTACGGCGAACCGACGGCGAGAGAGGCGCTCGACGAACTATTTCAGGAGCGCTGGAAGGGCGAACGACACGCGCTCTGGGGCGAACAGCTCTCGCAAGCCATGCTCAATTACGCGCTCCACGCGACGACGATGAACCGCGACGGCGACCCGGCGGCGACGGACGAAGCCGTCGATTTCGCCGCCTTCGACGGCGGCGTCGTCGGCGTCGAGGAAAGCGAGTCGGGGCGTTCGAGCGCGACGGCCGCCGACGGGGGAACCGTTGGCGACGGCCAACGGGGTGAGCGCTGA